In one window of Clavelina lepadiformis chromosome 4, kaClaLepa1.1, whole genome shotgun sequence DNA:
- the LOC143453082 gene encoding sialate:O-sulfotransferase 1-like, with translation MTLKLCFSFCSCRSANYAALTSGDTCICGQEVTQFAQLQYTKCQTPCSGGTGTCGGGDAVQVFRIVSPCFQGRNLSNNVATSRFLGCFRSVPDSSDDNYTRRENLIFHECILFCDMQNLPLAIINNKSECMCGRFNKRLNLTNKVSCDQTHVKVYRTLSEDARCDNIRLLPPANYNQTVLTSFPGSGNTWTRHLLERATGIYTGSVYGDKSLYKSGFLAELPEISKVRSVVVKDHMLDKNTMTSYQSAILIIRNPYDAMIADFNRFASDGHHTASKFDDHFKRISYVWFNLIRNVVTSGKPFIIIEFGELVNDPIAATLKMVEFLQKHTVISPDHLQQRILCLSQQLNGEHKRKKRKLTINPFTKLMKEKVNHDVGEAKEIL, from the exons ATGACACTcaaattgtgtttttcatTCTGCTCGTGCAG ATCTGCAAACTACGCTGCGTTAACATCCGGAGACACTTGCATTTGCGGACAGGAAGTGACGCAATTTGCCCAACTCCAGTACACAAAATGCCAAACTCCTTGCAGTGGAGGAACAGGAACGTGTGGTGGTGGTGATGCAGTTCAGGTTTTCAGAATCGTATCTCCTTGTTTTCAAG gacgtAATTTGTCCAACAATGTCGCCACATCCAGATTTTTGGGATGCTTTCGCTCGGTTCCAGATTCTAGTGATGACAACTATACTAGGAgagaaaatttgatttttcacGAATGCATATTATTCTGCGATATGCAAAACCTGCCGCTTgcaataataaacaataaaagtgaaTGCATGTGTGGTCGGTTTAATAAGAG ACTTAATCTGACGAACAAGGTGAGTTGCGACCAAACACACGTCAAAGTTTATCGGACATTATCCGAGGATGCAAGATGTGACAACATCCGACTCCTTCCTCCTGCGAATTACAACCAAACCGTACTCACTAGTTTTCCAGGGTCTGGAAACACTTGGACTCGTCATCTTCTCGAAAGAGCTACTGGCATTTACACTGGAAGTGTTTATGGAGACAAATCATTATACAAATCCG GGTTCCTGGCTGAATTACCCGAGATATCGAAGGTCCGCAGTGTGGTTGTCAAAGATCACATGCTTGACAAAaacacaatgacgtcatatcagTCTGCAATTCTCATCATTCGAAACCCGTACGATGCCATGATCGCCGACTTTAATCGATTTGCATCCGATGGACATCACACAGCCAGTA AGTTCGACGATCACTTCAAACGTATATCCTATGTATGGTTCAATTTGATTCGAAATGTGGTTACAAGTGGCAAACCATTCATCATAATTGAATTTGGAGAACTGGTCAATGACCCCATTGCTGCGACACTGAAAATGGTCGAGTTCCTGCAGAAGCACACAGTGATATCACCAGACCATCTACAGCAACGTATTCTCTGTCTCAGTCAACAACTGAATGGagaacataaaagaaaaaaacgtaAACTCACCATCAACCCATTTACCAAG TTGATGAAGGAGAAAGTTAATCACGATGTTGGTGAAGCAAAGGAGATACTTTGA
- the LOC143451968 gene encoding uncharacterized protein LOC143451968: MADSTALDTSRTEDNFASFNSDDEKRSDYDVTKDDSVSGSSSSSSSSRSSVSSQSSIETNPPEDSKDISTAKVAQSYDNVVESDVTNETAPSDDQALSSDVTVEKDSTESGKDTDKVSSQDSIEASPAEENNEISAAEVTQSEDKLVDSDVTLENDLLERDQIAASVKSTRTSSSSDSSSDSDDEERADTPQPVQIAETKTIPPEKAESSPPKQAETVEEAGKSYQAESASESDQAPSPVPLNEMPPVGSEEAEKNSSSKEEAKLMKKVQITDEAPSRPTAAHPKSARFSEVRKSQNLEPVSSELHVVRYRKTRSAPPRPRGFHAQSSNLVFLHKECERIERKLAQSAKANLVKRPKITPYKPFTWNSLAPYYNTDTLRYVIHMPVNVRRGYNTRPTACGLVDPETSWKMDHCVTPMTPSRPELFRRHYVKRRTRSAMPRLTSDNSLMMPKFPRVTSASYGSPATQDANGKPRTGSPPMK; the protein is encoded by the exons ATGGCCGACTCGACCGCACTGGATACCTCAAGAACCGAAGACAATTTTGCTTCATTTAACAGTGATGACGAAAAAAGAagcgattatgacgtcacaaaagatgATTCTGTTTCGGGCAGCAGTTCGTCGTCGTCGTCATCAAGATCTTCAG TTTCGTCACAATCCTCCATTGAAACGAACCCGCCTGAAGACTCAAAAGATATTTCTACTGCAAAAGTg GCACAATCTTATGATAACGTTGTGgaaagtgacgtcacaaatgaAACTGCACCCTCCGACGATCAAGCGTTGTCCAGTGATGTCACAGTAGAAAAAGATTCGACAGAAAGTGGGAAGGATACAGATAAAG TTTCGTCACAAGACTCCATTGAGGCGAGTCCAGCTGAAGAAAATAACGAGATTTCTGCTGCTGAAGTg ACACAATCTGAAGATAAACTTGTGGAcagtgacgtcacactagAAAACGACTTGCTTGAAAGAGATCAGATCGCAGCTTCGGTGAAATCGACGCGAACATCGTCATCGAGCGATTCCAGCAGCGATTCGGACGACGAAGAAAGAGCGGACACCCCCCAACCTGTTCAGATTGCGGAGACGAAAACAATCCCCCCAGAAAAAGCGGAAAGTTCTCCGCCCAAGCAAGCGGAGACAGTCGAAGAAGCAGGGAAAAGTTATCAGGCCGAAAGCGCATCCGAATCCGACCAAGCGCCGTCTCCTGTTCCGCTAAACGAGATGCCGCCGGTGGGTTCAGAGGAAGCGGAGAAGAATTCTTCTTCAAAGGAGGAAGCGAAGCTGATGAAGAAAGTCCAAATAACTG ATGAAGCGCCTTCTAGACCGACAGCGGCTCACCCTAAAAGCGCTCGATTCAGCGAAGTTCGCAAATCACAGAATTTGGAACCGGTCTCAAGCGAACTCCACGTTGTTCGATACAG AAAAACACGTTCCGCTCCACCGCGTCCACGTGGTTTCCACGCGCAGAGTTCGAACCTGGTCTTTCTACACAAGGAGTGCGAGAGAATTGAAAGGAAGTTGGCTCAGAGCGCCAAAGCCAACCTTGTGAAACGACCCAAGAT CACACCGTACAAACCGTTCACTTGGAACAGCCTCGCTCCCTATTACAACACAGACACGTTGAGATACGTCATACACATGCCCGTCAATGTGCGTCGAGGTTACAACACGAGACCGACTGCTTGTGGACTGGTTGATCCAGAGACATCTTGGAAAATGGACCA ttgCGTCACTCCAATGACCCCTTCACGCCCGGAATTATTTCGACGTCATTACGTCAAACGAAG GACACGTTCAGCGATGCCTCGTCTGACGTCAGACAACAGTCTCATGATGCCCAAATTTCCCCGAGTGACGTCAGCATCGTATGGGTCTCCAGCAACCCAAGACGCAAATGG GAAACCGCGAACTGGTTCGCCGCCCATGAAGTAA
- the LOC143451967 gene encoding growth arrest-specific protein 7-like — protein MSEIVNCKALYPYSGAGGDQITTLDFDAGDLIKVSFSGEGGWWEGERNGHRGWFPASYVRKIEGSDTASVSSESWKEVTTTDGEIYYVNTETNESSWELPKPIEMSSDADCDDDVLKPIENSANTSTNNGKVVNGNSFHLPLPPLEYEHSLHTQSQPTTPMPKLSGPTTPESRSAPMTPKEKSSPVTPRAKSSTPTSPNQPNGQPARPRIRMVNGISFPDEKEAKEQTLLHPGKFSYCDYFWNDKTENHSFQSGFCILYQKMLKGKHLCKEVADYFKAREMLEIQYAKGLAALSNSVLAAQEGGTLGDTVKQVKAATLLESKIHQDFANKLRNEIEQPLLEQKEREKKDLKKLEASMADLRKQVQLKYQAAERSKQMLLERTKDFEMKRTSTKHTKDEVQKARKKSTKQAEELKSSIESYNHIRQLWFEEMVTSSLVLERHESSRVKSVRALLSRYTNILQETNNKCHKTCDAVNQNIAVTDADKDRELWVRKNATGKVKPVDLVI, from the exons ATAACGACACTAGATTTTGATGCTGgagatttaataaaagtttcCTTTTCTGGAGAAGGAGGTTGGTGGGAGGGAGAAAGAAATGGGCACCGGGGCTGGTTTCCTGCCTCCTATGTCAGGAAAATTGAA GGTTCCGACACAGCTTCAGTGTCATCGGAAAGTTGGAAAGAAGTGACAACAACAGACGGAGAAATTTACTACGTTAACACAGAAACCAACG AGTCATCTTGGGAGTTGCCGAAACCAATAGAAATGTCCAGCGATGCAGATTGTGATGATGACGTGCTAAAACCGATTGAAAATTCAGCTAACACATCAACTAACAATGGAAAAG TCGTAAACGGAAATAGTTTTCATCTTCCACTCCCCCCGTTGGAATACGAGCATTCTCTCCACACCCAGTCCCAG CCCACCACCCCGATGCCGAAGTTGTCAGGACCCACCACACCGGAAAGCAGATCAGCCCCGATGACACCTAAAGAAAAATCCTCCCCAGTTACCCCTCGGGCAAAATCATCGACCCCAACGAGCCCCAACCAACCAAATGGACAACCCGCAAGACCCAGAATACGAATG GTCAATGGAATTTCGTTTCCAGATGAGAAAGAAGCAAAAGAACAAACCCTGCTTCATCCTGGCAAATTCAGTTACTGCGATTATTTCTGG AACGACAAAACGGAAAACCACAGTTTTCAAAGCGGCTTCTGCATCTTATACCAAAAAATGTTGAAGGGTAAACACCTGTGCAAGGAGGTTGCTGATTATTTTAAGGCAAG AGAAATGCTTGAAATACAATATGCCAAAGGTCTTGCCGCACTTTCCAACAGCGTACTTGCCGCACAAGAAGGAGG GACCCTGGGAGACACGGTTAAGCAGGTCAAAGCTGCGACACTGTTGGAATCCAAGATACATCAGGATTTCGCTAACAAG TTGAGGAACGAGATCGAACAACCTCTGCTTGAGCAGAAAGAAAGAGAGAAGAAGGATTTGAAGAAGTTGGAGGCTTCGATGGCAGATCTGAGGAAGCAAGTTCAATTGAA ATATCAGGCTGCTGAGCGCTCAAAGCAAATGCTTTTGGAGAGAACAAAAGACTTTGAGATGAAAAGAACGTCGACGAAACAC ACCAAGGACGAAGTGCAGAAAGCTCGAAAGAAGTCAACCAAGCAAG CCGAAGAACTGAAATCTTCGATCGAGTCTTACAACCACATTCGTCAGCTGTGGTTTGAAGAGATGGTGACGTCATCGTTAGTGTTGGAACGTCATGAGTCGAGCCGGGTAAAGTCAGTCAGAGCGCTGCTGTCTCGATACACGAACATCTTGcaagaaacaaacaacaaatgcCACAAG ACGTGTGACGCAGTGAACCAGAACATAGCGGTAACGGACGCCGACAAAGACAGAGAATTGTGGGTTCGGAAAAACGCGACCGGTAAAGTGAAGCCAGTTGACCTGGTCATATGA